The Micromonospora sp. NBC_00421 genome contains a region encoding:
- a CDS encoding AAA family ATPase translates to MTVRQSIVFNGDLGSGKSTVSVEIAKRLGLRRVSVGDLYRQMAQERQMTALQLNLHAELDQAVDGYVDQLQRNIAASGESLVMDSRLAWHFFTDALKVHMITEPAEAARRVLLRPSGPAESYTSLAEAEAKLRERSESERNRFILRYGVDKARLRNYDLVCDTTRASAEEVITHIVDAYEGRLGVDVLRDAPPLLLLDPARVYPTEDVATLRGLGESEFVGELAAAGDEALEPLRIGFTGEYFFVVDGHRRLSAALRNGFPLVPAQLVAEVDEPVVGGMSAVDYFAAQVRPSLVHDWEAAHGTRLPLPAHALLGGDAVLAGEPGASA, encoded by the coding sequence GTGACCGTTCGTCAGTCGATCGTCTTCAACGGTGACCTCGGCAGCGGCAAGAGCACCGTCTCCGTCGAGATCGCCAAGCGGCTGGGCCTGCGCCGGGTCAGCGTCGGTGATCTCTACCGGCAGATGGCGCAGGAGCGGCAGATGACCGCGCTCCAGCTCAACCTGCACGCCGAGCTGGACCAGGCTGTCGACGGCTACGTCGACCAGCTCCAGCGGAACATCGCCGCCTCGGGCGAGTCGCTGGTGATGGACTCCCGGCTGGCCTGGCACTTCTTCACCGACGCCCTCAAGGTGCACATGATCACCGAGCCGGCCGAGGCGGCCCGGCGGGTGCTGCTGCGCCCCTCCGGCCCGGCCGAGAGCTACACCTCGCTGGCCGAGGCGGAGGCCAAGCTGCGCGAGCGCAGCGAGAGCGAGCGGAACCGGTTCATCCTCCGGTACGGCGTCGACAAGGCCAGACTGCGCAACTACGACCTGGTCTGCGACACCACCCGGGCCTCCGCCGAGGAGGTCATCACGCACATCGTCGACGCGTACGAGGGCCGGCTCGGCGTCGACGTGCTGCGCGACGCCCCGCCGCTGCTGCTGCTCGACCCGGCCCGGGTCTATCCGACCGAGGACGTCGCCACCCTGCGCGGGCTGGGGGAGTCCGAGTTCGTCGGCGAGCTGGCGGCGGCAGGTGACGAGGCCCTCGAACCGCTGCGGATCGGCTTCACCGGCGAGTACTTCTTCGTCGTCGACGGGCACCGCCGGCTCAGCGCCGCGCTGCGCAACGGCTTCCCGCTGGTGCCCGCGCAGCTCGTCGCCGAGGTGGACGAACCGGTCGTCGGGGGGATGAGCGCGGTCGACTACTTCGCCGCCCAGGTCCGCCCGAGCCTCGTCCACGACTGGGAGGCCGCCCACGGCACCCGGCTCCCGCTGCCCGCGCACGCCCTGCTCGGCGGGGACGCGGTGCTGGCCGGTGAGCCGGGCGCCAGCGCCTGA
- a CDS encoding primosomal protein N' — protein sequence MTGTTPSDRRPAEGSPVARVCVDVPLPHLDRPFDYLVPAGLAADAVPGVRVKVRFAGQLVDGWLLERVDASAHGGRLAYLEKVVSAEPVLAPEVARLARAVADRYAGSLADVLRLAVPPRHARVEKEPRTTPDPAATAPAATAPGGGAAVPPGRAAVDPRGWRDYPAGPAYLSALADGRAPRAVWSALAGEDWAARYADAVAAAVAGGRGAVVVVADARDLDRLDAALTALLGPGRHVTLSAALGPARRYRAFLAARRGEVPVVIGTRAAMFAPMDRLGLVAIWDDGDDLHAEPRAPYPHAREVLLTRARLAEAAALVGGWTRTAEGQLLVETGWAREVVAERATLRARTPAIAPTGDDPQLARDPGAATARLPSLAWTTARDTLRTDAPVLVQVPRRGYLPSVSCADCRTPARCPHCAGPLALRAADAPPACRWCGRVTAAYACPQCGGRRLRAAVTGARRTAEELGRAFPGVPVRTSGRDEVLADVPAGAGLVIATPGAEPVAEGGYGAVLLLDSWALLTRADLRAGEETLRRWLSAAALARPASAGGKVVVVADGALAPVQALLRWDPGWFAARELAERRELGFPPAVKMASVTGGAEAVADLLAQARLPDGAEVLGPVPADQDRERMLVRVPRSRAAALAEALHTAAGVRSARRAAEPVRLQVDPLSLF from the coding sequence CTGACCGGCACCACGCCCAGCGACCGGCGACCCGCGGAAGGGTCGCCGGTCGCTCGGGTTTGTGTGGACGTCCCGCTGCCGCACCTCGACCGGCCCTTCGACTACCTGGTCCCCGCCGGCCTGGCCGCCGACGCGGTCCCCGGGGTGCGGGTCAAGGTCCGCTTCGCCGGCCAACTGGTCGACGGCTGGCTGCTGGAACGTGTCGACGCCTCGGCGCACGGCGGCAGGCTCGCGTACCTGGAGAAGGTGGTCTCCGCGGAGCCGGTGCTGGCCCCCGAGGTGGCCCGGCTGGCCCGGGCGGTCGCCGACCGGTACGCCGGCAGCCTGGCCGACGTGCTCCGGCTGGCCGTCCCGCCCCGACACGCCCGGGTCGAGAAGGAACCCCGCACTACCCCTGATCCGGCTGCCACCGCTCCGGCTGCCACCGCTCCGGGCGGTGGTGCGGCGGTGCCCCCGGGCCGGGCCGCGGTCGACCCGCGCGGGTGGCGGGACTACCCCGCCGGGCCGGCCTACCTGTCGGCGCTCGCCGACGGGCGGGCACCCCGGGCGGTCTGGTCGGCGCTGGCCGGGGAGGACTGGGCGGCCCGGTACGCCGACGCGGTCGCCGCCGCCGTCGCCGGTGGTCGGGGTGCGGTGGTGGTGGTGGCCGACGCCCGGGACCTCGACCGCCTCGACGCGGCGCTGACCGCGTTGCTCGGCCCGGGTCGGCACGTGACCCTCTCCGCCGCGCTCGGCCCGGCCCGTCGTTACCGCGCCTTCCTGGCCGCCCGGCGGGGCGAGGTTCCGGTGGTGATCGGCACCCGGGCCGCCATGTTCGCCCCGATGGACCGGCTCGGTCTGGTGGCGATCTGGGACGACGGGGACGACCTGCACGCCGAGCCGCGTGCGCCCTACCCGCACGCCCGCGAGGTGCTGCTCACCCGGGCCCGGCTCGCCGAGGCCGCCGCCCTGGTCGGTGGCTGGACCCGGACCGCCGAGGGGCAGTTGCTGGTGGAGACCGGGTGGGCCCGCGAGGTGGTCGCGGAGCGGGCGACCCTGCGGGCGCGTACCCCGGCCATCGCCCCGACCGGGGACGACCCGCAACTGGCCCGCGATCCGGGGGCGGCGACGGCCCGGCTGCCCAGCCTGGCCTGGACCACCGCCCGGGACACCCTGCGTACGGACGCTCCGGTGCTGGTCCAGGTGCCCCGCCGGGGCTACCTGCCCTCGGTCTCCTGCGCCGACTGCCGGACCCCGGCCCGCTGCCCGCACTGCGCCGGCCCGCTGGCGCTGCGCGCCGCCGACGCCCCGCCGGCCTGCCGCTGGTGCGGCCGGGTCACCGCCGCGTACGCCTGCCCGCAGTGCGGTGGGCGGCGGCTGCGGGCGGCGGTCACCGGTGCCCGACGAACCGCCGAGGAGCTGGGTCGGGCCTTCCCGGGGGTGCCGGTGCGCACCTCGGGCCGCGACGAGGTGCTGGCCGACGTCCCGGCCGGCGCCGGACTGGTCATCGCCACCCCCGGCGCCGAACCGGTGGCCGAGGGTGGCTACGGCGCGGTGCTGCTGCTGGACTCCTGGGCGTTGCTCACCCGGGCCGACCTGCGGGCCGGCGAGGAGACCCTGCGGCGGTGGCTCTCCGCCGCGGCCCTGGCCAGACCCGCCTCGGCCGGTGGGAAGGTGGTGGTGGTCGCCGACGGCGCGCTGGCCCCGGTGCAGGCGCTGCTGCGCTGGGATCCGGGCTGGTTCGCCGCCCGGGAGTTGGCCGAGCGGCGGGAGCTGGGTTTCCCGCCGGCGGTGAAGATGGCAAGCGTCACCGGCGGCGCGGAGGCGGTGGCCGACCTGCTGGCGCAGGCCCGGCTGCCCGACGGGGCGGAGGTGCTCGGCCCGGTCCCCGCCGACCAGGACCGGGAGCGCATGCTGGTCCGGGTGCCCCGGTCCCGGGCCGCCGCGCTGGCCGAGGCGCTGCACACCGCCGCCGGGGTACGCAGCGCCCGCCGGGCCGCCGAACCGGTCCGCCTCCAGGTCGATCCGCTGAGCCTTTTCTGA
- the metK gene encoding methionine adenosyltransferase, whose amino-acid sequence MTRRLFTSESVTEGHPDKIADQISDGILDALLTQDPHSRVAVETLITTGQVHVAGEVTTKAYADIPTIVRETILGIGYDSSKKGFDGASCGVSVSIGAQSPDIAQGVDNAFELRTGASESALDAQGAGDQGMMFGFACSETPELMPLPIALAHRLARRLSAVRKDGTIPYLRPDGKTQVTIEYEGLRPVRLNTVVVSSQHAADISLDSLLTPDVRDHVIAPELESLGLDTDGYRLLVNPTGRFEIGGPMGDAGLTGRKIIVDTYGGYARHGGGAFSGKDPSKVDRSAAYAMRWVAKNVVAAGLAERCEAQVAYAIGKAHPVSLFIETFGTETVPVAAIEKAVGEVFDLRPAAIIRDLNLLRPIYRQTAAYGHFGRELPDLTWESTDRAADLKSVAGA is encoded by the coding sequence GTGACACGCCGCCTCTTCACGTCCGAATCGGTCACGGAAGGCCACCCGGACAAGATCGCAGACCAGATCAGCGACGGGATCCTCGACGCCCTGCTCACCCAGGACCCGCACAGCCGGGTGGCGGTCGAAACGCTGATCACCACCGGTCAGGTCCACGTCGCCGGCGAGGTGACCACCAAGGCGTACGCCGACATCCCCACCATCGTCCGCGAGACGATCCTCGGCATCGGGTACGACTCGTCGAAGAAGGGCTTCGACGGCGCCTCCTGTGGCGTCAGCGTCTCCATCGGCGCCCAGTCGCCCGACATCGCGCAGGGCGTCGACAACGCCTTCGAGCTGCGGACCGGGGCGTCGGAGAGCGCGCTTGACGCGCAGGGCGCCGGCGACCAGGGCATGATGTTCGGCTTCGCCTGCTCCGAGACGCCGGAGCTGATGCCGCTGCCGATCGCGCTGGCGCACCGGCTGGCCCGGCGACTGTCCGCGGTGCGCAAGGACGGGACCATCCCCTACCTGCGGCCGGACGGCAAGACCCAGGTCACCATCGAGTACGAGGGGCTGCGCCCGGTCCGGTTGAACACCGTCGTGGTGTCCAGCCAGCACGCTGCGGACATCTCGCTGGACTCGCTGCTCACCCCGGACGTGCGTGACCACGTCATCGCTCCGGAGCTGGAGAGCCTGGGGCTGGACACCGACGGATACCGGTTGCTGGTCAACCCGACCGGCCGGTTCGAGATCGGCGGCCCGATGGGTGACGCCGGGCTGACCGGTCGGAAGATCATCGTCGACACCTACGGCGGGTACGCCCGGCACGGTGGCGGCGCGTTCTCCGGCAAGGATCCGTCCAAGGTGGACCGCTCCGCCGCGTACGCGATGCGCTGGGTGGCCAAGAACGTGGTCGCCGCCGGCCTGGCCGAGCGCTGCGAGGCGCAGGTCGCCTACGCGATCGGCAAGGCCCACCCGGTCAGCCTCTTCATCGAGACCTTCGGCACCGAGACCGTGCCGGTGGCGGCGATCGAGAAGGCGGTCGGCGAGGTCTTCGACCTGCGCCCGGCGGCCATCATCCGGGACCTGAACCTGCTCCGGCCGATCTACCGGCAGACCGCCGCCTACGGCCACTTCGGCCGTGAGCTGCCGGATCTGACCTGGGAGAGCACCGACCGGGCCGCCGACCTGAAGTCGGTAGCGGGCGCCTGA
- the coaBC gene encoding bifunctional phosphopantothenoylcysteine decarboxylase/phosphopantothenate--cysteine ligase CoaBC, producing the protein MSAEIVLGVGGGIAAYKACELLRLLTESGHRVRVVPTASALRFVGAPTWAALSGQPVADDVWSEVHEVPHVRLGQRADLVVVAPATADLLARAAHGLADDLLTNTLLTARCPVVLAPAMHTEMWEHPATVANVATLRARGVRVIEPAVGRLTGADSGKGRLPDPAEIFAVARRALARGVDAPADLAGRHLVVTAGGTREPLDPVRFLGNRSSGKQGYAFARAAVARGARVTLIAANVSLADPAGADLVRVGTTEELRTATLAAAADADAVVMAAAPSDFRPATYATGKIKKSDDGSAPTIALVTNPDIAAELGRHRRPEQVLVVFAAETGDAEANGRAKLARKRADLVVVNEVGVDKVFGAETNAATVIGTDGAVHRLPEQAKEDLADRVWDLVLARWANRS; encoded by the coding sequence ATGTCCGCCGAGATCGTGCTCGGAGTCGGCGGTGGCATCGCCGCCTACAAGGCGTGTGAGCTGCTGCGACTCCTTACCGAGTCGGGCCACCGGGTCCGGGTCGTGCCGACCGCGTCGGCGCTCCGCTTCGTCGGGGCGCCGACCTGGGCGGCGCTGTCCGGGCAGCCGGTCGCCGACGACGTCTGGTCCGAGGTCCACGAGGTCCCGCACGTCCGGCTCGGCCAGCGGGCCGACCTGGTGGTGGTAGCGCCGGCCACGGCCGACCTGCTCGCCCGGGCCGCCCACGGACTCGCCGACGACCTGCTCACCAACACCCTGCTCACCGCCCGCTGCCCGGTGGTGCTCGCGCCGGCGATGCACACCGAGATGTGGGAGCACCCGGCCACCGTCGCCAACGTGGCCACCCTGCGGGCCAGGGGCGTCCGGGTGATCGAACCCGCCGTCGGCCGGCTCACCGGCGCCGACAGCGGCAAGGGTCGGCTGCCCGACCCGGCCGAGATCTTCGCGGTCGCCCGTCGGGCCCTCGCCCGGGGCGTCGACGCCCCCGCCGACCTCGCGGGTCGACATCTGGTGGTCACCGCCGGCGGCACCCGGGAACCCCTCGACCCGGTCCGGTTCCTCGGCAACCGCTCCTCCGGTAAACAGGGTTACGCGTTCGCCCGCGCGGCCGTCGCCCGCGGTGCCCGGGTCACCCTGATCGCCGCCAACGTGTCGCTGGCCGACCCGGCCGGGGCCGACCTGGTCCGGGTGGGCACCACCGAGGAGCTGCGCACGGCGACCCTGGCCGCCGCCGCCGATGCCGACGCGGTGGTGATGGCGGCGGCACCGTCGGACTTCCGACCGGCGACCTACGCGACTGGCAAGATCAAGAAGTCGGACGACGGCAGTGCGCCGACCATCGCCCTCGTCACCAACCCGGACATCGCCGCCGAGTTGGGCCGACACCGCCGTCCGGAGCAGGTGCTGGTGGTGTTCGCCGCCGAGACCGGCGACGCCGAGGCCAACGGCCGGGCCAAACTCGCCCGGAAACGGGCTGACCTCGTCGTCGTCAACGAGGTCGGCGTCGACAAGGTCTTCGGTGCCGAGACCAACGCGGCCACCGTGATCGGCACCGACGGTGCCGTGCACCGGCTGCCCGAGCAGGCCAAGGAGGACCTGGCCGACCGTGTCTGGGACCTCGTGCTCGCCCGGTGGGCGAACCGGTCCTGA
- the rpoZ gene encoding DNA-directed RNA polymerase subunit omega gives MGSIANPEGITNPPIDELLEKTTSKYALVIFAAKRARQVNAYYSQLGEGLLEYVGPLVETTPQEKPLSIAMREINAGLLTAEPTDQP, from the coding sequence GTGGGATCCATCGCCAACCCCGAGGGCATCACCAACCCGCCGATCGACGAGCTGCTCGAGAAGACCACCTCGAAGTACGCGCTGGTGATCTTCGCCGCCAAGCGCGCCCGTCAGGTCAACGCCTACTACAGCCAGCTCGGTGAGGGCCTGCTCGAGTACGTCGGCCCACTCGTGGAGACCACCCCGCAGGAGAAGCCGCTCTCCATCGCCATGCGCGAGATCAACGCGGGCCTGCTCACCGCCGAGCCGACCGACCAGCCGTAA
- a CDS encoding guanylate kinase has protein sequence MSTDGEACPAARLTVLTGPSGAGRGGVVDAVRARSPSVWVPVPVTTRPRRQGESDGVDRLFREPAEFDRMIAAGELLEWSRAGPYRRGTPRAPVTDRLARGRPVLLPLDLPGALAVHAALPQARLVLLTPPGHHPAPALAILAERTVHHDRTERAAAELVSLLGSS, from the coding sequence GTGAGCACGGATGGCGAGGCGTGCCCGGCGGCGCGGCTCACCGTCCTGACCGGACCTTCGGGTGCCGGTCGGGGCGGTGTGGTCGACGCGGTCCGGGCGCGTTCTCCGTCCGTGTGGGTGCCGGTTCCGGTGACCACCCGGCCGCGTCGCCAGGGCGAGTCCGACGGCGTCGACCGGCTCTTTCGGGAGCCGGCCGAGTTCGATCGGATGATTGCCGCGGGCGAGCTTCTCGAGTGGTCCCGGGCCGGCCCGTACCGCCGGGGCACCCCGCGCGCCCCGGTGACCGACCGACTGGCGCGGGGGCGGCCGGTGCTGCTCCCGCTGGACCTGCCCGGCGCGCTCGCCGTCCACGCGGCCCTGCCGCAGGCCCGCCTGGTGCTGCTGACGCCGCCGGGACACCATCCGGCCCCGGCCCTGGCGATCCTCGCCGAGCGCACCGTGCACCACGACCGCACCGAGCGCGCCGCCGCTGAGCTGGTAAGCTTGCTCGGTTCGTCCTAA
- the mihF gene encoding integration host factor, actinobacterial type, translated as MPLPSLTPEQRAAALEKAAEIRKARAELKEQLKQGKTTLAAVLARAESDDVVGKLKVSAVLQAMPGIGKIRATQIMEKLKIADSRRLRGLGEQQRKALLGEFAAN; from the coding sequence GTGCCGCTCCCGTCACTGACCCCCGAGCAGCGCGCTGCCGCGCTGGAAAAGGCCGCGGAGATCCGCAAGGCCCGTGCTGAGCTGAAGGAGCAGCTCAAGCAGGGCAAGACCACCCTGGCCGCCGTCCTTGCGCGAGCCGAGTCCGACGACGTCGTCGGCAAGCTCAAGGTGTCGGCCGTGCTGCAGGCGATGCCGGGTATCGGCAAGATCCGGGCCACCCAGATCATGGAGAAGCTCAAGATCGCCGACAGCCGCCGCCTGCGTGGTCTGGGCGAGCAGCAGCGTAAGGCGCTGCTTGGAGAGTTCGCCGCCAACTGA
- the pyrF gene encoding orotidine-5'-phosphate decarboxylase — METFGTRLHRAVAERGPLCVGIDPHPGLLARWGLPDDVSGLERFARTVAEALGDRVAVIKPQSAFFERFGSRGVGILESTIRQLREAGALVLLDVKRGDIGSTVAAYASAYLDPSSPLYVDAVTASPYLGVGSLAPMFESAAAHGGGVFVLALTSNPEGAEVQRAVTSGGRTVAQLVIDEISQLNRGAEPLGSFGLVVGATIGDTGHDLSRVNGPLLAPGLGAQGATATDLPIVFGSSLSAVLPSYSREVLDAGPDADALRAAADRVAADCRHILAAETD, encoded by the coding sequence ATGGAGACCTTCGGAACCCGACTGCACCGCGCGGTGGCGGAGCGTGGGCCGCTCTGCGTGGGCATCGACCCGCACCCCGGACTGCTGGCCCGCTGGGGTCTGCCGGACGACGTCAGCGGCTTGGAGCGGTTCGCCCGGACCGTCGCGGAAGCGCTCGGTGACCGGGTTGCGGTGATCAAGCCCCAGTCGGCCTTCTTCGAGCGATTCGGGAGCCGGGGAGTGGGGATTCTTGAGTCAACTATCCGACAGTTACGCGAGGCTGGCGCGCTCGTTCTTCTCGACGTCAAGCGCGGCGACATCGGTTCGACGGTCGCGGCGTACGCCTCCGCGTACCTTGATCCATCCAGCCCGCTGTATGTCGACGCCGTCACCGCGAGCCCCTACCTGGGAGTAGGTTCGCTGGCCCCGATGTTCGAGTCTGCCGCCGCGCACGGCGGTGGAGTGTTCGTGTTAGCGCTCACCTCGAACCCCGAAGGAGCCGAGGTGCAGCGTGCGGTCACCTCCGGTGGGCGTACCGTCGCACAGCTTGTTATCGATGAGATTTCGCAGCTCAACAGGGGTGCGGAGCCGCTCGGCAGCTTCGGATTGGTGGTCGGCGCGACCATCGGCGACACCGGCCACGACCTGTCCCGGGTCAATGGCCCGCTGCTCGCTCCGGGGCTCGGCGCGCAGGGCGCGACGGCGACGGATCTACCGATCGTGTTCGGTTCGAGCCTCTCCGCAGTGCTGCCGTCGTACTCCCGGGAGGTGCTCGACGCGGGCCCCGACGCCGACGCGCTGCGCGCCGCGGCGGACCGTGTGGCGGCCGACTGCCGGCACATTCTGGCTGCCGAAACTGACTGA
- a CDS encoding adenosylmethionine--8-amino-7-oxononanoate transaminase translates to MTPEEILAADRAHVWHPYAALPPAYPPYVVHSAEGVRLRLVDGRELVDGMSSWWAAIHGYRHPVLDAAVVDQLGRMSHVMFGGLTHEPAVRLAGTLVELAPDGLEHVFLADSGSVSVEVAIKMCLQYQRATGRPERRRLGTWRGGYHGDTFHPMSVCDPEGGMHHLWGEALPRQVFAPVPPGGFADPPDPAYVTALTDAVTRHADELAAVIVEPVVQGAGGMRFHHPGYLRVLREVTRAHGVLLIFDEIATGFGRTGTMFAAEHAGVTPDVLCVGKALTGGYLTLAAALCTPEVAWGIAADGVLAHGPTFMGNPLACAVANASLELLQAGDWASEVARVGAGLRVGLEPLRGAPGVADVRVLGAIGVVQVDREVDVAAATAAAVARGVWLRPFRDLVYAMPPYLTGDADVALIAAGIAAAVEAG, encoded by the coding sequence GTGACGCCCGAGGAGATCCTGGCCGCCGACCGGGCCCACGTCTGGCACCCGTACGCGGCGTTGCCGCCGGCGTACCCGCCCTACGTGGTGCACAGCGCCGAGGGCGTCCGGCTGCGGCTGGTCGACGGCCGGGAGTTGGTCGACGGGATGTCGTCCTGGTGGGCGGCGATCCACGGCTACCGGCATCCGGTGCTGGACGCTGCGGTCGTCGACCAGCTCGGCCGGATGAGCCACGTGATGTTCGGCGGGCTCACCCACGAGCCGGCGGTCCGGCTGGCCGGGACCCTGGTCGAGCTGGCACCGGACGGGTTGGAGCACGTCTTCCTGGCCGATTCGGGCTCGGTGTCGGTCGAGGTGGCGATCAAGATGTGCCTGCAGTACCAGCGGGCCACGGGCCGGCCGGAGCGTCGCCGGCTGGGCACCTGGCGGGGCGGATACCACGGTGACACCTTCCATCCGATGAGCGTCTGCGACCCCGAGGGTGGGATGCACCATCTCTGGGGGGAGGCGCTGCCCCGGCAGGTCTTCGCCCCGGTGCCCCCCGGTGGCTTCGCCGACCCGCCCGACCCGGCGTACGTGACGGCGTTGACCGACGCCGTCACCCGGCACGCCGACGAACTGGCCGCGGTGATCGTGGAGCCGGTGGTGCAGGGTGCCGGCGGGATGCGCTTCCACCACCCGGGGTACCTGCGGGTGCTGCGCGAGGTGACCCGCGCGCACGGGGTGTTGCTGATCTTCGACGAGATCGCCACCGGGTTCGGTCGGACCGGGACGATGTTCGCCGCCGAGCATGCCGGGGTGACCCCTGACGTGCTCTGTGTCGGCAAGGCGCTGACCGGTGGCTACCTCACCCTGGCGGCGGCGCTGTGCACCCCGGAGGTGGCCTGGGGCATCGCCGCCGACGGAGTGCTCGCGCACGGCCCGACTTTCATGGGCAACCCGTTGGCCTGTGCGGTCGCCAATGCCTCTCTGGAGCTGCTACAGGCCGGCGACTGGGCCTCCGAGGTGGCGCGGGTGGGTGCGGGGCTACGCGTCGGTCTGGAGCCGTTGCGGGGGGCGCCGGGCGTGGCGGACGTCCGGGTGCTGGGCGCGATCGGCGTGGTGCAGGTGGACCGCGAGGTGGACGTGGCGGCGGCGACGGCTGCCGCCGTGGCCCGGGGCGTGTGGCTGCGCCCCTTCCGTGACCTGGTGTACGCCATGCCGCCGTACCTGACCGGGGACGCGGACGTGGCCCTGATCGCGGCCGGGATCGCCGCTGCGGTCGAGGCCGGCTGA
- a CDS encoding quinone-dependent dihydroorotate dehydrogenase → MMFEKGVRRALFRIGGGDAETAHEWTLRRLVTLSRRPAALALLRARNLHRAPRTVFGVQFPNPVGLAAGMDKNGVALPAWPALGFGFVEVGTVTAHAQPGNPRPRLFRLPDSAAVINRMGFNNAGAAALAARLAALPRPLGVPLGISLGKSKVTPLDEAVEDYLTSYRALRGHGDYFAVNVSSPNTPGLRSLQDKAHLDALLATLVGEKPVLVKIAPDLTEPAVAELLEVCLARGAAGVIATNTTLARDGLAPADRERGVQTGGLSGRPLTGRAREMVAFVHRETGGRLPVIGVGGILDPDDAARMFDAGASLVQLYTGFIYRGPALVRAAARVSTGAPTGDRAVSGR, encoded by the coding sequence GTGATGTTCGAGAAGGGGGTGCGGCGGGCGTTGTTCCGGATCGGGGGCGGGGACGCCGAGACGGCGCACGAGTGGACGTTGCGGCGGTTGGTGACCCTGTCCCGGCGGCCGGCGGCGCTGGCGTTGCTGCGGGCCCGCAACCTGCACCGGGCGCCTCGGACGGTGTTCGGGGTGCAGTTCCCCAATCCGGTGGGGTTGGCGGCCGGGATGGACAAGAACGGGGTGGCCCTGCCGGCCTGGCCGGCCCTGGGGTTCGGCTTCGTCGAGGTGGGCACGGTCACCGCGCACGCCCAGCCGGGCAACCCCCGGCCCCGGCTGTTCCGGCTGCCCGACAGCGCGGCGGTGATCAACCGGATGGGCTTCAACAACGCCGGGGCAGCGGCCCTGGCGGCCCGGCTGGCGGCGCTGCCCCGCCCGCTCGGGGTGCCGCTGGGCATCTCGCTGGGCAAGTCCAAGGTGACCCCGCTGGACGAGGCGGTCGAGGACTATCTCACCTCCTACCGGGCGTTGCGCGGGCACGGCGACTACTTCGCGGTCAACGTCTCCTCCCCGAACACCCCGGGGCTGCGCTCGTTGCAGGACAAGGCCCACCTGGACGCCCTGTTGGCCACCCTGGTGGGGGAGAAGCCGGTGCTGGTGAAGATCGCCCCGGACCTCACCGAACCGGCGGTGGCCGAACTGCTGGAGGTCTGCCTGGCCCGGGGGGCGGCCGGGGTGATCGCCACCAACACCACACTGGCCCGGGACGGCCTCGCCCCGGCCGACCGGGAGCGCGGCGTGCAGACCGGCGGGCTGTCCGGTCGCCCGCTGACCGGGCGGGCCCGGGAGATGGTGGCCTTCGTCCACCGGGAGACCGGCGGCCGGCTCCCGGTGATCGGCGTCGGCGGCATCCTCGATCCGGACGACGCCGCCCGGATGTTCGACGCCGGGGCGAGCCTGGTCCAGCTCTACACCGGTTTCATCTACCGGGGGCCGGCACTGGTCCGGGCAGCCGCCCGGGTGTCGACCGGCGCACCGACGGGCGACCGGGCGGTGAGCGGGCGGTGA